In Leishmania braziliensis MHOM/BR/75/M2904 complete genome, chromosome 27, the DNA window TTCTCACCGCTACATGCCCGCGTACCGAATTAATGCGCATGCTGAGCTGAATTCGGTTGCCGATTGCAAATGATTCGCGTACCGGGCAACTGGACTTGCGCACATTATCCCTGCGCCTTTGCTGAGATACGGAATGAGTGTTATCTGTGCCGTCTTGTGCCCGtcttcaccgccgcccttACATACGAACTGGAGGCTTCTGTGCGCGTGAGCCTGATAGAGGCGCGGCGCTTTGCAAGTCAGGACTTTGCCCCCGCAGAGACTCAGCACGTCGTGTACACGCCGTGCCCCAGCGGCATTGAGTACTGCCCCTGTTCTGCAGGGAGCCTTTCAAGCGAGCCTATGGTGATTCGATGCCCCTTATTCCATTACATGGCAAAGGAGGTGACGGTAGACGGGCCACGACGTGACACCCGTGCTACCGCTGCTcatgtcgctgctgcccttaTGGGACGCTACGTTGTGGTCGGGGCTGAGTTTCGCATACAGGACGGCGTCTACACTGTGCGGCAAGTGGTACTACAGAAGGGCTATCGCGGGGTGGCGCTTGTCTGCAGCGACTGCCGCGTGCGTGTGAATGACTCTCAGCGGGTCGGTAGCAGCGGCCTTGGCGGGGGAGGAGCAGTACGACCCATTGGGCTTGATAGTGAGGCAGACCAACTCCTGCAGTTGCTGTTGTGCGCCGACAAGTCCGCGAGTGCGTTTGTCGGCGTCATGGCGCGCGGCCCCCGGGGGTGTGGCGTTTCCACCACAGTGCGGTACGCTCTGGAAAGCGTTGctgccacacacacggtGCTAATATGGTCGAGTTGCTTTTCGCCGTCAGAGGCATGTCGCGAGGGACGGGGTGGCACAGTGGTCCTGGTTGTCACTGAAGCTGAGCACATTTTTGCGGCGGCTGAACCGGAACTCGCGAAGCTTCATATGCGTAAGCTCCAGCGAGACGCCGCGGTTGTTCGcgggggcggcagcggtgccgcccgATCCGTTGTTGTGCTGTGTGTCACCCATGACTACGGTCTCTGTGCACCCGacgtgctggaggagctcgtTACATTTCATCTTGTATTTTCCTTCCCTGGTGCATCACAGCGCGCAGTCTTGCTGGCCAGTgtgcgaggcggcagcgccatggACTGGATGGGTGCAGCACAGCGTCTCGTAGGGCGGACATGCGTGGAGACGCTGGAGGCTGCTCGGCTGCCTGATATCGGTTCTGTGCTCCCATTCAAGGCAGTGCGGTGGTCGGAGATCGGTGGACTGGCGGAGGTGAAAGACAGGCTGCATCGCGCACTTGTgtggccgcagcagcagcccgaGCTCTTTCAACGCTTCCACATCACCCCACCGCGCGGAATCCTTCTCTACGGTCCCCCAGGGTGCGCTAAGACGACGCTCATAAAGGCCCTCTGTTCGGAAGGGAACTTCTCGCTCATCTACCTAGACTCTGCGACCGTGGTGAGTGCGTAtgtgggggagagcgagcgctATCTACGAGACGTTTTCACCCGTGCCCGCCGCCAGGCGCCGTGCATTGTGTTCTTTGatgaggtggaggtgctTGGTGGCCGTCGGGTCAGCGGCGGGCACGATAGCGAGCATGTGCGCCTCCTGTCGACTCTTCTCACGGAGATCGACGGTTTTTCAGACATCTGCGGGGTCTGCTTTGTGGGCGCTACCAACGTGCCGCACCTCCTTGATCCAGCGTTGATGCGACCTGGGCGGTTTGATTATATGGTACACGTATCGCTGCCCACCTTGGCAGACCGCGAGTCCATTCTGCAGCTATTGCTGTGCAAAACCGCCGCTGACACCCGCGCCATCGCGGAGAAGACGGAAGGTTTTAGCGGCGCTGACCTGAAGGTGTTCTGCTCCGAGGCCCTTTTGGCGTTGTTGAAGGAGTCTGCCGGTGTTCCACAGGTGTTCCAGGAGGGGGCGATCGTGACGGCGTACCTGTCGCAGAGGGCGAGTGGTTTTCAGGGTACCCACTatgacgctgccgctctcgACCAGTTTCAACGTGAACACGCGTCTGTGTGAGCAGTATAGATGGTAGAGAGGGCAGCTCGGTCTCAGCTCTGTagccttcctccccctcgcttCTGCTCTTTGCCTATTGATGCCGACGATGACATCTGTCGCTTCTTCCCCTCACCTCGCTTCCCCTGCCCATGGTACAGGCGCGAGTACGCACGCGTACCTGTGCTCCTCACCGCTCCTTTTACcactttttcttcctctgtgTCGTGGCTCGGCGTGACGACAAGGACCACATCGCTTAAGTAATCGATGCCGTGAATCTCTCTCAAACGAACTCAAGACTGCACTAGGTGAGCTATCTAAGGTGCGAGGGCAACGCGCGGGTGCGCCACAATGCTCCTCGCTGGCTCTTGTGGTGGCGAGTACATTCTGTGATGCCTGGCATGTGTTCTCTTGTCTTTTAAGTGGTGGCTCTACACTTCAGTGGTACGCTGGTTTTCCTTCAGTTGCGTTGCACATGCCGGCACGTCTCCTTACACACCCTTTACCGAGTCACTCTCGCCGCTCTTTCTGTGTTGGCTCTCTCTCGTAatctctcctcccctcccgcgCTGTACTTGTCTGCGATCTGTCGTTTGTGgcgggcggcgctgcttcaaCTTGTTTTCTTAGTATGGCAAAAACTTGTGGATGCTGACGTCATACACGCCCACACAGATACACCTCCACTTCACTGGCTGACATAGGCAACgcacgcctcctctctctctgacttgCCATAGCACAAACCCCCTTCGAAGTCGTCGCGTTCAAGTTAGCTCATcggtctgtgtgtgtgcgcacgcttCTCAAGATGAATGTGGAAGTGACAGGCCGGTGCTTCTTTATGGGGGATGACTACTACATCTCTCTTCCCATCGTCAACAAGGCGGCAAACCGCGGAGAGCCACTGCAGTTGTTGTGCAGTGAAATGATTCACTGGGACGACTACCGGAATGATCGCAGTATCAACGACGGCAAACCGCGTATGCAGCAActctttgcctcctcctaCACGGAGCCCCTCGCGCGCACCTTCGTGCTCGGCAGTGACACGTACGTTACGCAGGTGACGGGGGTGTCAGCGACTCAGGCAGGCTCGTCCAGTCAAATGTTCAGCGCGGAGATGCAGCACTGGGATGACTACTGCGAAACGCGTGGCATCACCACAGGATCTCCAAGTATGGCGAGTCTCTTCCGCCCCTTTGAAAGCAAGATAATTCTTGCGTTTGACTTGAATGAGCGCAAGCTGACCGAGCTTGAAGGGAAAAGCGTCGCCCTAATTTCTTATGGCGCCAAGCAACAAACCTACTGCAGTGAGATGGAGCACAGGGATGATTACGTCAGAGAAAAGACAGGGAAGGCACCGGAGCCCAGCATGGCATCGTTGTTTGCTTAATGGCCTGATGATAGGAGAGGGCGCACGGATGTGATGTTTCCTTCGACTACTCCTGCCACTGTGTGTACGCTgcactctctctcgccctccgATGCATACCCAAGCGGAGAAGCAACACGTTTCTTATCGTCtacctccttcctcctcttccaccgtACAGTGATGTCTCCagtgcgcctctgtgtgttCGTGGCTGCAGAAAACTCATCGTTGATCACTTCCATCGCTCCTTTTTTCCCGCCTGCCTTTTTGAGATCCTTACGGTGGCCGCCATCTCGGCGCACGGCATCCAGcgccctccgccccctccgccccctccgccccctccgccccctccgtgtggggaggccggCCAGCCCctccctatccctgccaacgCCGTGCCACTTCTGGaggtgacagggtcaagcgcCTACGGCGTGGGGAAggcagagcgatgcatcgccacTCTGGCGTCTGCGGCCGGGtcgtgcgtggcgctgggTGTGGGCGACCTGCACCGTCGCTGGAATGTGTCGCGCCCGGACCCCACTGCCCAATGTGGTGGGGAAGCTGCTGCCCCAAAACACCCATNNNNNNNNNNNNNNNNNNNNNNNNNNNNNNNNNNNNNNNNNNNNNNNNNNNNNNNNNNNNNNNNNNNNNNNNNNNNNNNNNNNNNNNNNNNNNNNNNNNNGACTATGTTGGACTTTCCTACCGTCACCTAGAGAAAAGAATGTCTTAACAGGGAGGAACCACTCGATTAGGGAAAGAGCATGTAAGTCCATTTCTTGTTGCTCGTGAGGTATTAAAGGAGTTTCGTCCTTAGCAGTTTGAGCTGAAGCCCACACTTCTTCGGTGAATAAAGAGTGATAAAATCCTGCAAGGTTGCAGTACCCCAACGACGGGGAGGGGACACCGCAATGCGTGGTATCAGGGTCCAGTACCCCCTCcgtgtggggaggccggGCTGCCCctccctatccctgccagcgccgcgccacttctggcggtgacagggtcaagcgcCTACGGCGTGGGGAAggcagagcgatgcatcgccacTCTGGCGTCTGTGGCCGGGtcgtgcgtggcgctgggtgtgggcgagctgcagcgtggctgGAATGTGTCGCACCCggcccccgctgccgactggtgtggggagcctgcggcCCCGCGAGGGACATGCACGGCATGCCGACCTGCATGATggaggcggctgtggggcgacctgcgacgcGCGGGTGCGGGGCCGCGCTCGAGGGAgaggccgtgctccgatggctgcgccggcgcactgctgcgctgcgtgcctaggggctgccgcgcaccacgcgacggGTCCGTGGCAGGCCGGGGGCTGCGTGGGGTCTCGCTCACGTTGTAGGGCTGAAAGTGGGCATGTTGGAGAACGGAACACTCTTGTGTGATGGGGGCGTGTATCCTGCAGTATAGTGATGAGGATACCGCGCGTATCGCTGTATGTGTCGAACTTTCTCCAGCGCGCGCCGGTGTTTCAACTATTCGTGGCACCCGCGCGTTTTGCACTGCACatgaggtggaggtggaggtgcgtATGCGGTGCTGTTATGTTGGATGCCTCGCACCACTACCATTACGTTTTCACTCTCTTAACAacttcccctctcttcactgtCCCCCAACTCCCTCATTTCGTGGTTGTTGCTTTGAtgcttttctttgttgcGCGTGATGTGTGGCGGTCTCTCTGTAACCTCTTGTGCCGTGGTGCTCTCTCATTCTCCTACCCCCATACGCATATCCGTGAGCATCTACGTGGTGGATACGTCTCTCTGCGGCTGTGATCAGCAGAAGGAGCAGAAAAAAATCGAGCCGGAACGCTGCATACTCGTGTGCGCGGTGTGCGAATGAACGCGTTCGGTGGCGGGTTTAACCAGAACAAGCCTGGTGGCTTTGGCCAGCAGACCCAACCGCAGCAAGTGGGATTCGGCCAGCAGACGCAGTCAGGAGGCTTCCGtcaacagccgcagcagcaggtcgGCGGCTTCGGCCAGCAGACGGGTGGGTTTTGTCAACCGGCTCAATCGCAAAGCGGATTTGGGCAGCAACCCCAGGGTAGTGGATTTGGCCATCCGGTTCTCCAACAGACGGGCGGTTTTGGGCAGCCATCAGGCGCTTTCGGCCAGCAGGCACCCCAGCAAGGTGGCTTTGTCCAAACGGTGGCAGGGCAACAGGCTGGTGTCTTTGGCCAACAGCAACCGCAGCAGATGGGTGGCTTTGGccagcagcctcagcagcatGTCGGCGGATTCGGTCTGCACCCCACCCCTGCTATGGGAGGTTTtgggcagcagccgcagcaggcaGGCGGGTTcgggcagcagccgcagcaggcaGGCGGGTTCGGGCAGCAGACGGGTGGATTTGGtcagcagtcgcagcagcaaggcggATTTGGGCAAACtcagccaccgcagcagggTGGATTTGGACAagcggctgctggaggcTTCGGGGcggggcgaggaggcggtggcttTGGTACAGCTGGCGGCTTTAATCAGCCCGCAGCGCAGGGCGGAGTGCTTGGTGCCTCCCAGCCTGGCGTGAATGCTTTTGGGCGACCACAGCAGGCGCAGGGTGGATTCGGCACCCAGACGACTGCTGGTGCGCAGTTCGGCGGCGGACAAGGTGCGGGTGGCTTTGGCGCTGTTACTCAGAGCGGCTTTGGTCAACAGACGACTACTGGCGGCTTCGGCCAGTCCGCTGCACCAGGGGGCTTCGGCACTGCACAGCCGACCGGTACTGGCGGCTTTGGCGCTGGCCGCGGTACCACCGGGTTCGGCCAGCCTGCACAGGGCGGGTtcggcgcgccgccgccagctgcCGGTGGGTTTGGCCAAGTACAACAGCAGGCATCCGGCTTCGGAGCACAGCAGACATCCACCGGGACCTTTGGACAACCTCTCCAGGGCGGCTTTGGCGGCACTGCTTCCCAGGTAATCACTGGTGGTGTATTTGGCGGGGCCCAGCCGCAGTCGCAAGGCGCGGCCGGAGGTTTTGGAGCTCAACCCAGTGCTGCGGGCGGATTCGGACAGGCCGCTGGTGGATTTGGAGCTCAGCAGCCGGCGGCTGGCGGCTTCGGTCAGGCGCCGCCAGTCGCCGGAGGGTTTGGCGCAGGCCGCGGCGCAACCGGTTTCGGTACCAGTGGTGGCTTTGGCagcgcaccacagcagccgcagcccgCTGCTGGGGGATTTGGCGCACCGAAAGGCGCGGCCGGAGGTTTTGGAGCTCAACccagtgctgctggcggaTTCGGACAGGCAGCGAGCGGCTTCGGCGCACCGCAGCCAGCGGCTGGCGGCTTCGGTCAAGCAGCCTCCGCTACTGGCTTTGGCCAATCAGCCTCCGCAGCCGGCTTCGGGGCTCAGCCACCGGCTGCTGGTGCCTTTGGACAGGCacccgccgcagcggcgcttgTCAGCGCGCCTGCCGCCGGCGCTAGCGTGAATGTCGGACGCCCCACCGACTTGGCTTTTATGTCCCTTCCCGACTACAACGCGTCACCGTACGGCAACGTGCTACTCTTCGACTCATATGAGAGGCCTCAGCCAGCCAAGAAGACGGCGAAGACGACTGAGGATGACTTGAAGCCTGTTgttcctccagctcgtcgGGCGATGCACACATGGATGGTGACGCAGATGCGTGTGCCGGACGAGACCACTTTGATGAAGCAAGTGCCAGCGTCCCTCGCCTCGAGCGCCTTGTCGCcagcggcgctgaaggagatgCTGATCCCTGCTCTGAAGCTCGGCGGTGCCCCGGCAGACTCTCCTGCCGGAGCGCAGGAGCGAGTGACGCACGACTCGCCACGGCGATCATCCCCCGAGACGGTGGGTGCGCCGATTGGCAATGCCGCCGTACCACGGTGTACCAATCCCGAGTATACGCTGCAACCCAGCCTCACTGAGCTGGCCACCTACACTCCCGAGGAACTCCGCCGCGTCTCGCGCTTCACTGTGAGCCGCCGCGATGGCTCGTGTGAGGTGCGCTT includes these proteins:
- a CDS encoding putative ATPase, translating into MIRVPGNWTCAHYPCAFAEIRNECYLCRLVPVFTAALTYELEASVRVSLIEARRFASQDFAPAETQHVVYTPCPSGIEYCPCSAGSLSSEPMVIRCPLFHYMAKEVTVDGPRRDTRATAAHVAAALMGRYVVVGAEFRIQDGVYTVRQVVLQKGYRGVALVCSDCRVRVNDSQRVGSSGLGGGGAVRPIGLDSEADQLLQLLLCADKSASAFVGVMARGPRGCGVSTTVRYALESVAATHTVLIWSSCFSPSEACREGRGGTVVLVVTEAEHIFAAAEPELAKLHMRKLQRDAAVVRGGGSGAARSVVVLCVTHDYGLCAPDVLEELVTFHLVFSFPGASQRAVLLASVRGGSAMDWMGAAQRLVGRTCVETLEAARLPDIGSVLPFKAVRWSEIGGLAEVKDRLHRALVWPQQQPELFQRFHITPPRGILLYGPPGCAKTTLIKALCSEGNFSLIYLDSATVVSAYVGESERYLRDVFTRARRQAPCIVFFDEVEVLGGRRVSGGHDSEHVRLLSTLLTEIDGFSDICGVCFVGATNVPHLLDPALMRPGRFDYMVHVSLPTLADRESILQLLLCKTAADTRAIAEKTEGFSGADLKVFCSEALLALLKESAGVPQVFQEGAIVTAYLSQRASGFQGTHYDAAALDQFQREHASV